One region of Osmia lignaria lignaria isolate PbOS001 chromosome 7, iyOsmLign1, whole genome shotgun sequence genomic DNA includes:
- the LOC117604628 gene encoding trehalose transporter 1-like protein isoform X2, translating to MALCANSSVLGPSMAFGYSAVALGPLMSETSDVQIDKTQANWIATATALGIPLGCILSSYTMRCGRKVSLLITSVVSILGWIVIYMAGTYKQILVGRIISGIATGSASVPATVYSAEVASPKWRATMVTWTSVSIAIGVLIVYIFGYVFKDDWRMVALMCALFPLVSATLTLAIVPETPIWLRDRGRLDEALQVSKKFHGIPKDASPPAHVYDQLTQRPQKKKQNLLKHLLKRNAMLPFAIMLAYFFFQQFSGIFVVVYYAVDIIENAGITIDPYLGAVLIGFTRFVGSVLVACLSGRFGRRIPSIVSGAGMTIFMGVLSIYLLTEDRGYTMRDGGFVPVICVLMYIFSSTLGFLVIPFAMVGEVYPTKVKEVLTGLTTCIAYIFSSITVKTYPDMEVALGRYGVFMFFTVLSFFGTLFVFFFLPETKGKTLTEIVEMFSKNGKAADRLEKERMMDLKDVSAAA from the exons CTACCGCCACGGCGCTGGGTATCCCCCTCGGTTGCATCCTCTCCAGTTACACCATGAGATGCGGAAGAAAGGTGAGCCTGCTGATAACATCCGTCGTCTCCATCCTCGGCTGGATCGTCATCTACATGGCTggaacgtacaaacaaatcctCGTTGGCAGAATAATTTCCGGAATCGCGACCGGCTCGGCTTCGGTACCAGCCACAGTATACAGCGCAGAAGTGGCCTCACCGAAGTGGCGTGCAACTATGGTCACGTGGACCAGCGTATCAATAGCGATCGGTGTTCTGATCGTTTACATTTTCGGTTACGTGTTCAAG GACGACTGGCGAATGGTGGCTCTGATGTGCGCCCTCTTCCCGCTTGTCTCGGCCACGTTAACCTTGGCCATCGTCCCAGAAACCCCGATCTGGTTGCGAGACAGAGGTCGTCTAGACGAGGCGTTACAGGTGTCGAAAAAGTTTCACGGCATCCCAAAGGACGCGTCACCCCCGGCTCACGTGTACGATCAGCTGACACAACGTCCgcaaaagaagaaacagaatcTCTTGAAGCATCTGTTGAAAAGAAACGCCATGCTTCCGTTCGCCATCATGCTTGCATACTTCTTCTTCCAACAATTCTCCGGCATATTCGTGGTGGTTTATTACGCGGTTGACATCATAGAAAACGCTGGTATCACCATAGACCCGTATCTAGGAGCAGTTTTGATTGGTTTCACCAGGTTCGTTGGAAGTGTACTGGTTGCCTGCCTGTCGGGACGATTCGGTAGAAGAATCCCGTCGATCGTTTCCGGTGCTGGAATGACCATCTTCATGGGTGTGCTGTCCATTTATTTGCTGACCGAAGACAGAGGTTACACCATGAGGGACGGTGGTTTCGTTCCTGTAATATGCGTGCTTATGTACATCTTCTCGAGCACCTTAGGATTCCTGGTGATACCGTTCGCCATGGTGGGCGAAGTTTACCCTACCAAGGTGAAAGAAGTACTTACGGGACTCACCACTTGCATTGCATACATCTTCAGCTCGATCACAGTGAAGACTTACCCGGACATGGAGGTCGCGTTGGGCAGATACGGTGTGTTCATGTTCTTCACGGTACTCTCGTTCTTTGGTACCCTGTTCGTATTCTTCTTCCTACCCGAGACCAAGGGGAAAACGCTGACCGAGATCGTGGAAATGTTTTCAAAAAACGGCAAAGCCGCCGATCGcctggagaaagagagaatgatGGACCTTAAAGACGTGTCGGCGGCTGCGTAA